In the Terriglobales bacterium genome, one interval contains:
- a CDS encoding AAA family ATPase encodes MLLNSAIRKPSYILIDEPELNLHPSLQIDFLTTLASYAEHGVLFATHNLGLARAVSDRVYSVRRVGSEGREVRDFAGTPALAEFLGELGFNAYQDLGFETILLVEGPTDVTCIQQLLRLYQKEHQIVLLQLGGSSMINGACEAQLSEISRISQRVYALIDSERSQAGEPLAADRQGFTDLCSKLNIPCCVLERGAIENYLSERAIRTVKNSDKYRALAPYQKLRDVDPAWGKNENWRIARLMTKEDLADTDLRVFLDKL; translated from the coding sequence GTGTTACTCAATTCGGCAATCAGGAAGCCAAGCTATATCCTCATCGACGAACCTGAGCTGAATCTGCATCCCTCCCTGCAAATTGACTTTCTGACGACGCTTGCGTCTTATGCAGAGCACGGGGTGCTGTTCGCTACACACAATTTGGGACTTGCTCGGGCTGTCTCGGACAGGGTCTATTCAGTACGACGCGTCGGGTCTGAGGGCCGGGAAGTCCGGGACTTTGCCGGAACGCCGGCACTGGCGGAGTTCTTGGGAGAGCTTGGCTTCAACGCGTATCAAGATCTCGGATTCGAAACCATCCTCTTGGTCGAAGGTCCAACGGACGTGACCTGCATTCAGCAACTTCTTCGTCTTTATCAAAAGGAGCACCAAATCGTGCTATTACAGCTCGGCGGAAGCTCCATGATTAATGGAGCGTGCGAAGCCCAGCTTTCGGAAATTAGCCGAATCTCTCAGCGCGTGTACGCTCTCATTGACAGCGAGCGTAGTCAAGCCGGAGAGCCGCTTGCCGCGGACAGGCAAGGCTTTACCGACCTATGCTCTAAGTTGAATATTCCATGTTGCGTTCTTGAGCGTGGCGCCATAGAAAACTATCTGTCAGAGCGCGCTATCAGAACTGTCAAGAATAGCGATAAGTATCGTGCCCTTGCCCCTTACCAAAAACTGAGGGATGTGGATCCAGCATGGGGAAAAAACGAGAACTGGAGAATCGCAAGACTGATGACGAAAGAGGATCTCGCCGACACCGACCTAAGAGTATTTTTGGACAAGTTGTAA
- a CDS encoding VWA domain-containing protein yields the protein MVQSVLTLLFVLVLSAYGVGQASSISENDYCESAIVPLSAISGRKVMRDLQSDELAVKIGGRPVPIKSLTFDEHPQRVILFVDTSGSMATDSYPSGSRWSFAQRITTFALDTIPQNASIALVTFNEKTQLIGFTGRKQIAADITALSDKQGKGRTALYDAIHESVASLGAPRFGDAVYLVTDGGDNHSHVQFGRVRDELIANRVRAFVFLIRDTVPQSEEEFAGVTRMEDLTVRTGGYLVSIPRFGLGDKEQALLQQVKSLITDQLQGAYRLQLGLSTPLVNRQSLKVSLARDQKQKLKSVYLNYPRTIGPCSF from the coding sequence GTGGTCCAAAGCGTCTTGACTCTCCTATTCGTACTGGTGCTCTCGGCGTACGGTGTCGGGCAAGCCAGTTCGATTTCTGAAAACGACTACTGTGAATCGGCGATCGTCCCCTTGAGCGCCATCAGTGGTCGAAAGGTCATGCGGGATCTCCAGTCAGATGAGCTCGCGGTGAAAATCGGGGGACGTCCTGTTCCCATTAAATCGCTGACCTTCGATGAGCATCCACAGCGAGTGATCCTTTTTGTGGACACGAGTGGAAGCATGGCGACAGATTCATACCCCTCCGGTTCACGTTGGAGTTTCGCCCAACGTATCACCACTTTTGCTTTGGATACGATTCCACAAAATGCGTCAATCGCGTTGGTTACCTTCAATGAGAAAACGCAGCTAATTGGGTTTACCGGTCGAAAACAAATTGCTGCCGATATCACTGCTCTGAGTGATAAACAGGGAAAGGGTCGCACTGCGCTCTATGACGCTATACACGAGAGTGTGGCTTCACTCGGTGCCCCTAGGTTCGGGGACGCCGTTTATCTAGTTACCGATGGGGGTGACAACCACAGTCATGTGCAGTTCGGTCGCGTGCGGGACGAGCTAATTGCAAACCGAGTAAGAGCGTTCGTATTCCTAATTCGTGACACTGTTCCACAGAGCGAAGAGGAGTTTGCGGGTGTCACCCGGATGGAAGATCTAACTGTCAGAACGGGAGGATACCTCGTTTCTATTCCACGATTCGGGCTCGGCGATAAAGAACAAGCTCTACTCCAACAAGTAAAGAGTTTGATTACCGACCAGCTCCAAGGGGCGTACCGACTGCAACTTGGACTATCAACGCCCCTGGTAAACAGGCAGTCTCTGAAGGTCTCCTTAGCAAGAGATCAGAAGCAGAAACTGAAGAGTGTGTACCTTAACTATCCGCGTACTATCGGGCCTTGTTCGTTTTAG